The DNA segment TAATAAGAGGGAGAATGGAGTGTTGATCATGGTGAAAAAAGTGCGTGACACAGAAGATTTTCTTCACCATATTTATATACATATGAACGAAGTTGGTCATTTCGTATTGTTTAGCGGAATAACAATGTATCAATTTGTTCAAAATGCAGGCCCTTTGCAAAATTTATTATTATTGAAGCATGAATATAAAGACAGTTCGTTTAACATACACACTCAATTAGAATTCGTTCCAGATGAAGAAGTTTTTTCATTTACAAAAGAATTTATGGATAATCCAACAGATTTAAGATGGATTGATTTTACGGATGAACGTAGACTCAATATGTTATCACCTCAAGAGCAGGCAGAATTATTGTATATTGGTCATAAAAAAGAGTCCATTCGATCACCTTTTTATTATCAACTCCAAAATCGTTTTGTTTACTTGTCTAATGAAGATGAAAGTATAACAAAAATATATTTCCGTGAACTAGATGATTCATTCCAATTAGTTGTCAATATACTAAATCAAGTGGTACGAAATAAAGAAAATGGGGCACCTTTTTGGCGTCGAAAACAAAAAGAAAGGTTTCCTGAGCTAACAATGGCTCAATTAATTTCACACAAACCTATGTTGAAAGAAGGGGTACTTCTTTCATTATATAAAGTAGAAAAAACAAAATTAACTTACGATCTAGAAATTCGTTTTTTACCAGAATCTATATACCCTGATGAAATTTGGGACGAATTAACTACAGTTATTAAACAGAGTCCGGACAAAACGATCCGATTTTAAACAATTCCTTGCAAAGATATGTGCAAGGGATTGTTTTTTTTATATTTGTCATGGGTAAACAAGGTTCATGATAAAATAAGAGTATCTAATACATGGAGGTAATCTAATGAAGAAAAGAATTGGTTTATTGTATGGTGGTAAATCTGCAGAACATGAAGTGTCATTATCAACAGCTCGTGCAGTTACCCAAGCATTAAATTTCGATGATTATGATGTATTTCCAATATTTATTACACAAGAAGGTGAATGGCGTAAGGGTGCGCAATTACTAGCGCCGGTAGAAGCAATAGATCAATTGCAATTTGGTAAAGAAAACAATCAAAGCTTACCTAATAACATTTCAAGCTTTCTGCCGTCTACTCAAGGAACAGGTGAAGATGACAATTCGTTAGATGTAATATTCCCACTTCTACACGGACCAAATGGGGAAGACGGTACAGTTCAAGGATTACTTGAAGTATTAAATCTTCCATACATCGGTAATGGCGTATTAGCTTCTTCAGCTGGTATGGATAAAGTAGTGATGAAACAACTTTTTGCCATTGCAGGATTGAAGCAAGTACCATTCGTTCATTTCATTCGAAATGAATGGAAAAAAGACCAAAGCTACTGGCTTGGGAAGATAGAAACAGAACTTGCTTGGCCCGTATTTGTTAAACCGGCAAACTTAGGTTCGAGTGTCGGTATTAGCCAGGCAGCCAATCGTGAAGAGTTAATTGAAGCGGTAGATTTGGCGTTAAAATATGATCGGAAAATTATTATTGAACAAGGCATTAAAGCACGTGAAATTGAAATGGGCGTACTCGGAAACGATACCCCAAAATGTTCTGTTCCTGGCGAAATCAAACCGTTGAAAGCTTTTTATGATTATCAAGCAAAATATAAAGATGGGAATACTGCAATGATTATCCCAGCAGATGTTTCACAAGAAGTAAAAGCAACACTAATAGACCACGCAATTAAAGCATTTAAAGTATTGGATTGTTCAGGTCTTGTTCGAGCAGACTTCTTTGTAACAGATGATGATGAAGTCGTTATTAATGAAGTGAATACTTTACCTGGTTTTACACCAACTAGCATGTTCCCATTGCTATGGCAGCACACGGGCGTAAACTACTCAGAATTGATTGATCAACTGATTGAATTAGCTATTGAACGTCACGCAGAAAAACAACAACTACATTATACAATGGATTGAGTGTGAATATTTTTGAAAAAATCACTACGAACAATTGCCAAATGGCTAAACATAGATACGTTAGAAACATCAGATGTAATGGTAAGTGGTGTCTCAATCAATACAAAAACCATTCAACCTGGTGACTTGTTTATCCCCTTTAAAGGAGATAAAGTAAATGGTCACCAATATGTAGACCAGGCCTTTGAAAAAGGAGCGTCTGCTACTCTTTGGCAACAAGATGAGCCGAATCCCCCGAGAAATGTGCCAATTCTTTTTGTTGAAGACAGTGAAAAGGCTCTGCAACAAATGGCTCGTTCATATCGCAAAGAACATCGAGCGACGTTCATCGGAATTACAGGTTCAAATGGCAAGACTTCTACAAAGGATTTAGTAGCGGGTGTTCTCGCTCCTTATTTCCGC comes from the Paenisporosarcina antarctica genome and includes:
- a CDS encoding D-alanine--D-alanine ligase; translated protein: MKKRIGLLYGGKSAEHEVSLSTARAVTQALNFDDYDVFPIFITQEGEWRKGAQLLAPVEAIDQLQFGKENNQSLPNNISSFLPSTQGTGEDDNSLDVIFPLLHGPNGEDGTVQGLLEVLNLPYIGNGVLASSAGMDKVVMKQLFAIAGLKQVPFVHFIRNEWKKDQSYWLGKIETELAWPVFVKPANLGSSVGISQAANREELIEAVDLALKYDRKIIIEQGIKAREIEMGVLGNDTPKCSVPGEIKPLKAFYDYQAKYKDGNTAMIIPADVSQEVKATLIDHAIKAFKVLDCSGLVRADFFVTDDDEVVINEVNTLPGFTPTSMFPLLWQHTGVNYSELIDQLIELAIERHAEKQQLHYTMD